The Erythrolamprus reginae isolate rEryReg1 unplaced genomic scaffold, rEryReg1.hap1 H_23, whole genome shotgun sequence genome includes the window AGACTCTCCCAGTTTGTGCCGCAAGGGGGCAGCATCTGACCGTGCAGCGCCAAATCTGCAAACTTCCTAAGAGATGTAAAAGTCTTTGAAAAAGAGTTGCGAGCCCAGCGCACCCCCTCATGTTTAGCTGGAAAATGCCGATCTACAAGAATAAGGATTGGCATCCAAACCATCTATATGACAGAAAGATAGACAATAAGTCATAGAGATTTTCTATACTGCGAGAGAGTGGTTTCCTTGAAACCTGAAGAAGGAAAAGTAAGCCACCTGCATTTTCTCACCATtactaaacaattaaaaaccaatgTAGAAAGCCAGCGCCCACCCTCCAAGGCTGAGAGCCCCCAAAATGGAACAGAGACTAAACTTGAGAAAATGAGTTTCTCTGACTACAAGGACTTGGAGCTGAAACGGGagcatcattattattgttattattgttattgttattattgttgttattattattattattattattattattattattattattattattattattattattattattattattaagatttgtatgccgcccttgtgTGAGCAGGAAGGGTTCCTCTTAGAAGAGCTTTGTTTTCCCTGTAGCCTTCTCTGCATTACTTGCAAATGGGAGaagaatatacatttgtcaagaatcatggggtacaacacttaatgattgtcataagggtcaaataagcaatggagaaacaatcaatattaataaaaatctcaagtTACCgttaaagttacagtcatacagtcctcagTGGGAGgaaagaatgataggaatgatgagaaaaaactagtagaaatagaagcgcagacttatttcatttattttataagcTTTGCAGTGGCGAGGCACCTTCAAGGCTTTTAAACCTAGTTTTTGATAACCGATTAAGCTGAACTGGTGTGAAACTTTTCCTCTCTTGAAGCAGCAGCACAGGAAACACCATTCACCCATTAAGCtacaaggaggaagggaggggcatGTTTGAAAACGAAAGTGCTTTTTAAAAGCAGAACGAGGCCAATGCTTTATCTCTCTATTTACGAATTCAGGATCGATGTAGCTTTTAACCTCATTTTCTTCACCACAGAACGGTAAGCCTCACATTGAAAACCTTTAAACATGGGAAGGTTGGATTTTGAGGTACATATTTGAGTGGCAGACTTGTGTTGCAGGAACCAGTGCCTGGTCCAAATATACAGACTTTTTTCGATCATTTCTGCAGGCACGAAAAGTGTCCTGGAAAGGAAGAAGCCCTTCAGCTGAGCTTAACCCTGGTGTTCTCCTCAGGTCTAAAAGGGtccgaaatgaagtttgagaccctgtaaaaaaatttccctgcatatctgaaacttgaaattccatgactttttctcatctttctaagggtggggtgtttttttttggggggggggggtacagtTTTTGCTGGGCcaaaaaagttaccaatgttaccctctgggttggttctagctactggaatggtctttttgaatacttttttcactagtatactaattagaaaatttctgaacacaatgatatgaaaattgaactgaaaaaaaattaatgctgatttgtttatttttctcagaaaagccccccccccccatttttgtgaaatgagTTTTGTTTTCATCTAGATTGGGCTGCAAAATattacttttttgaccatctttgacaTTGAAATaacaaatttgaacatttctgaacacaatgatatgaaaattgaaatgaaaaaaattgatgcttatttgtttattttgcttagaAATGGGCCTCCCCCCATGGCTGTGTGCACTCCAGATGCTTGCATTTCAGGCCCCCTTCCTGCAATTGGAGAGGGGGAATCTGGTGCCTGAAATGCGAAGATCTGGGGGAAAATGGAGGGGAATCTGCCACCCAAAAATGCTTTCATTTAAAAGGCTCTCAATGCTGTTCCCTAAGCCTGGAACAGTTGGTTGGGGTATTCCAGGAGGCCTATCCACCCGCCAATCAGCTGGTTGTGCTAAATCAGGctacaataatgtgctgaagcttacCAGGCCATTTGCTGTTTACCGGAAGgctgttagccagatgaataccaatgggcactgataggcagaggcagatttttttttcttattccccccccccaagaactaatgtgtgtcttatactcaggagtgtcttatactctgaaaaatacaggtaTATATTCAATATCATACcttatctctttttcttcagCTTAACTTGTATCTTGTATATTAGCAGTTCTTGATCTGATGTACAGTAAGCACTGACCATGCCTTTGATGCTATAATTGAGGTCCTCCAACACCCTTTAGGAATAATACACTCTAGTGATGTCTATATATAGAGGCATCATTTGGGTTGTTTGAAGGTTGTCTTAGGTATGTGATCCTTTCAGACTTCATTTTCCATAttagtttaattttttaattttaattttagattggATATTCTTCATCATAGTTGACATGAGTAGCACTGTGAAAGAAGATATTTACAATGCATTGATTGAACTCGTGGAGCAGCcatttaaagaatttaaatggaggctcaatattattaattatgatgGAAGGCCAAACATTCCTAAGGCTTTATTGGATAAAGCTGATCTACAACATGAGGTTGTAGACCTCCTGATTCAATATTATGGAGAAGATGCTCTAGAGATATGCATTGATGTCCTTCGAAAATGCAATAGAAATGATCTTgcaaaaaatcttgaagaaaATAAAGGTAAGAAAATCCAACATATTACACAAATGTTATCTCCATTTAAGATCAAATCGGCAATAGAGACCTATTCTTTCCAGCTGAATCTTGTTCGGATTCAACCTTGAATCCAATTATTTGTTGTTTATTATGATTAGCAATGGTATGCTGGAACTTCAGAGTGGGACTTTCGTTTGAAATACCTTATCTTGAGCCTGGAATCAAATCTAAGCTAAGCACTAACATTGTAACTCAATTTGGCACTTTCCTATCACTGTCAAATAAAAAATGTTAAgttcacagagggtaaaagaactgaAATTGGAGCATCTTGTTCTGGTTTTGAGCCACTTAAGTCTTGAGAAAATGCCTGGGGTCCTtagggggaggggtgttgaatcctaccCTCTTTTAGACTGATGTCTCTATTGGTTAATTAAGGCCTTCCAGGTGGTCGCATGTAACTGAGTCCAAgagataaaaattatttttgatgAGAGGGATGATTCTACCTACTTAAAAAGGAAGTAACTGTCTACCCTCTCCTTAAGAGAGGATCTATCACTGGATCCAGTTTCACTAAATAATTTTATCCTTATCTGCAAATTTCCCTTTTTTGGGAAGGTTTTTGAGAAGATGATAGACTGGCAACTCTGAGGCATACTGGAGGGAACAATTATATAGATCCTTTCCATTTGTGTTTCAGGTTGGGCTACAGCACTCAGATGGTATTGATAACATTAATGTTATcaattagctgccccgagtccacggaaaggggcggcatacaaatctaataaataataataataataataataataataataataataataataataatgataataatgaaagagcctagGATACTGACAGCGAACCCTTTTGGCATTGCGTGCACAAAGTGTCTGAGTGTGCCCTCGACAGACCATGCATGtgctggcacccataatgcaatgcacaccccatctgcacatgtgcTCCCCATGCTCACCCTCTGCATGTGCCATGCATAGTGCATGCGTATGCATCTATTTTGGGCCAGTGTACCTGTTACCACTTCCCAGCCAGCTTGTCTCACTTATGGAGACTGCTCTCTCCTCTGGTCCTCCTGGGACAGCTCCCCTCCATGCCAGTGGTTTctccaggagggaaggaaggaagccgtgGCCTACTGTTCCTGCCACTGCCAAGTACCACCATTGGCAGAGccaaggattagattagattagattagatttattggatttatatgccgcccctctccgcaaactcggggcggctcacaacaataataaaaacagtacatagtaacaaatccaattcccaccaatctaattacaattttaaattaaaaattcataaaacaatcccaatatatataaaaaaacaggcacacagtcaatcaatcaacggcAAAACGAGGTGGCAGTGGCAAGGACAGGTGGGCAACATCCATCAGCCCCCAAGATAGAGTTGTCTCCCCTGGCTTGGAAAAATCCCCAGAGGTGGACCCCCTCCCTCCGCCCTCCAGGATACCCGAAATCCAGAAAGGTTTCTGGGCGGGGTGATGGGGCCAGAGCCACTACTGCTCCAATACTCACCAGCTCTTTAGTACAACTCAGTGAAGCCAAAATGGCTAAGACAGATTTACATCAGCAACTCCCAGAAAGAGAGCACCACACCCTCGTATGTCCTATTTTTTTTACTAGCAGAGATTCCTGAAGCCACCTGTAACTAAAAATGGGCTTCGGAGGGAGAGTGCTGCACTCCTGCATGCTCCGTTTTTCTGCTAGCAGAGTTTTCTGAAGCCGCCTGGAACTAAAAAGAGGCTGTGTGAACCCCTACCCTGCGCATGCTCCTGCATCTCTGTCCAAAACCCAATGTTGGCTTCCTTGCCCACCGAGATGGCCCCACATGCcataccataggttcactatcacggaCCTAGGACATGGGTAATATATTTGTCCTAGCTCTTCTTGATTTGTGAATGATATTGATACTATTGATCACAATATTCTTTTGGCTTAGTATCTGAGGAACCGGGAGTAAGGTTTGATGGCAGCTCCCCTTCTTCTAAGCAATGCAGGGCTGGGAGAGAGGGCAAGGGCACAGTTACCTACTGTAATTTTCACCACTGCATGTGGCCTCTTAGTCCGTTCAAGCCTGCTTatggaagaaaaaggggaaagcaGAAAATAAGTATATAGAAAGGAACAGGaattataagaaatctaatatacaTTGTAAATGTAGACATTGATAGAAAATATATACCATGAacttatctattttttttaaatgctctgTTATTTACCAATTTTTATAATGTGTGTTTTACAAATTCTAGTTTATCTTTAATTGTAGATGTTGATGCTCACCAACTTCCAATTTTATCAGGTAAGGCAGGAATCATTCAAAGGATTATTGAATTATGTGTAAAACTAATTTAGCATGAGCagttcctcccttctccttccccctctatGCAAACCACTGTAAATATTAATCATGTCAAAAATCTTGATGGGGAAAACTCCAGGATGGTTTTGCAATGCTGAccaggagaaaaagaagggaaagacgaaaggaaagagaaagggacaaATTTAAATGATTCCTGATTTTGAATTTCCCAAAAGGAAACTAAGTAATTCTTGGTACATCTCCAAAATGGCAATGCTTATTGATTCTTTTCCTGTACAAATGTGATAGAGATCTATAAGTAAAAAGTATTATTTtatattgaaaaaatatttttaataatctatatctatattattaaacattttaatgTAGGTCTGATGTCAAAATGATTAATCTTTTGTTGTTAAATTGGATCCAATCTCTACTGATTTATtccattcactttttaaaatgtgcaaatCAAAATGATTTATTGAATACCATTATTAATAAAGAGTAATTGTGGGATTTTGAGTGTCATAAGATTTGATTATCACTTCTAATGATTTATGTGTCTCTCTCAAGCTAAAATACTACTGGTCCAAATTAGAATGGCAACTGATGTGCATTTATGGTGGGTCACAGCTTCTCATGGTCACCAGCATTCTATTTGAAACCTGCATAGCTGGCTTCCAAAAATCAAAATCAAGGGGGAAGCTGGGAGAAAATTGCAAATCATGATCATATGAGATTATCCTTAATCCCCTGTGGTGATTTGCTAACAATCACTCTTAGAATTAAAGTCGTAAGTGTGGTCTCTGATTTTTCTCTTTACAACTGCATCATATAGCAACTGAGTTGCAATTTCCAATTGCAGTTGGAGGGAACTACCTGTAGCTGTAATTATTGTCAATTAAatcttgaaataaaaaaatatttatcctttaaaaaaggaaataataaaatataattattatcaTTCCTTAActaatctaaaataaaatttaaaaaatcaagcatCTATCCAAGTCTTAATTTTAAGTTCTGGATTATTGCATTGCATCAATTTAGCATAAGAAAAAGTATAATAAGATCAAACATTTCCTGAAATAATATGTCACAATATTCAGAAATGTAATTGTGACAGGGTTTATGTCTAATCTATTATATTTTGAGGACAGTGCTTCCAAGAATGCTACATATGAATAATCCAAAAGACCGTAGGAAGGAGAATTTATATGAAACGAAGTTGCTCCAAATTTGGTATTGTCAGAATATATGCATAATGGTGTAATTCAGAATTATGGAAAGTCAAGCCACATTTTTCAATAACAagtgcatcttttttttaaagaaaaaccttTTGATAATAATACATTGAAATAGCTAGCTGGAATTGAAGAACCCCATTCAAATTtatcaaataatatatttaatttataggcAATCCATCAtctctgtgtttgtgtatatttgtatgtgttcgctgaattaaaaaaaccatattaAATATGAAATATGCTGGGGATTACACCAGGAGTGGTTCCGTTTTATTTTGCTGCTAGTTCGCTCAGGGATGCACTTTTTGCGCATGCATACACATATTATGTGCCATGCATATGTGCGCACATGCACAATACTTAACCTTTGTGCAGGCAACGAAGAAAACCCAAAATGGCAAAAGAATTGGTTCAGGGACATGGCAGGCCTAGATTGTTGCTGGTTCTAGGGACCTAGgtcgccaagttactactggttctatagaaccggtctgaactggtaggaacccacctctggattacACTAATTATGGAAGTATTAATCATATCCCAAGGGGGTAATGTTTAAAGATTTCCATTTATTGAAGTCCAAAAAACCCCACTTTTATATAACCTATAAGTATTAAATGCAATCATTTGAGAAACATTTTGTGGAATAAAAGAgtttaaaatgataaatatttaatctATTGATTAACAAGAAATTTTCTATTATCAGTTCTGACAAACCAATTAAAAAGTACCCTACAATTTCCCTGAATTCATTAACTCACGGAGCCGATGAGATTGCCTCAAGAAAAAGATACAGAAACAAAACACTTAATTGCATGTCCTgtgcaggcttttttttaatgcttctaATTTCATTCATTCTTCCCTTAGAATACAgaaactacattaaaaaaaaatatgcaatGATCAAAGATCCTAATGCTATTCCTGGTGAATACGTGCCCCTAAACCAGAGATATTCAAAGCTGATCATACTAGATTATCACCAgtcagaagaagagaaagaagatgaaATTATGGCAATGGGAAGGAAACATCTTGAAATCATCAGCAAAAGAGCTGAGACTTCAACCAGCATtgaaacattatttaaccctgatAAATATGGATTAACTCCACAAATTGTTGTGTTGCAAGGAGCTGCAGGAATTGGAAAAACAATGATGGccaaaaaaatcatatttgactgggcttctcaacaactttaccaaaataaatttaattatgttTTCTATATTAGCTGCAGTGAGATGAATTTCCATGGAGAGTCCCAGAAAACTAGCATTGCAGAAATAATTTCAAATGAATGGCTCAAGTGTCAAAAATTGAAAAATGTGATTCAAAACATACTGAGGAACGAAGAGAAACTTCTGTTCATAATTGATGGGTTTGATGAATTAAGACATTCCTTTAATCAGGCTGAAAACTATTGTTGCATTGATCCCTGGAAGAGAGAGCCAGTGAGAATTATTTTGagtaatttatttcaaaaaaagattcttcctaaATCCTCTCTTATAATCACAACAAGACCAACTGCTTTGGAGAAACTCAATCAATGTTTAGAACACCCACGTTATTTTGAGATATTGGGGTTTTCCACAAAAGAGACAGAAGAATATTTTTACAAGTTTTTTGAAAACAAAGACCAAGCAACTCAATCTCTCAGATTTGTTAAACAAAACAATACCCTTTTTACCATGTGTGTGATTCCTCTTGTGAGCTGGATCATCTGCACAGTGATGAAACAGGAACTGGAGAGAGGCAAGGATCTCCAAAAGACACCATACACCCTCACTGCAATATATATGCTATATTTCTCCAGTTTGTTAAAGTTTCATCATAAAGAATCCAAACAGGATGTCCAAGCAAATGTAAAAGGTTTGTGCTCTTTAGCTGCAGAGGGAGTCTGGAAACGGAAAATATTGTTCATGGAGAAAGAAGTCAAGAAGCATGGTTTAGATCAAAAAGACTACATCCCTCTCTTTCTAAATCAAAGtgtcttcaaaagagacattgattgtATTCAAACCTATAGCTTCATTCACTTAAGCTTCCAGGAGTTTTTTGCTGCGTTGTTTTATGTCCTAGAAGAAGGAGATGAGCAGCATTctgaaaattggaaaaaaaaattgcagacaCTGTTTGAAACCCATAGGTCTTTTGGGCCTGACTTTGTAGTAGGATTTCACTTCCTCTTTGGTTTgttaaatgaagaaaaaagaatgagagagttGAGAAAAGAATTTGgatgggaaatttctcctaagaatAAAGAATTCTTGTTAAACTGGGTGAAAAATAATATTCCAAAAAGGAGACATAATTTTCAATTGCAAAAAGAAATGTTTAGTTATTTATATGAGACACGAGatgacaattttataaaaaatgcaGTATGTAGTATCACTGAAATAGATTATCAGAGCAACTCAGATATGGAATTGATGATCCTGGCCTATTGTATACAACA containing:
- the LOC139155497 gene encoding NACHT, LRR and PYD domains-containing protein 12-like codes for the protein MSSTVKEDIYNALIELVEQPFKEFKWRLNIINYDGRPNIPKALLDKADLQHEVVDLLIQYYGEDALEICIDVLRKCNRNDLAKNLEENKDVDAHQLPILSEYRNYIKKKYAMIKDPNAIPGEYVPLNQRYSKLIILDYHQSEEEKEDEIMAMGRKHLEIISKRAETSTSIETLFNPDKYGLTPQIVVLQGAAGIGKTMMAKKIIFDWASQQLYQNKFNYVFYISCSEMNFHGESQKTSIAEIISNEWLKCQKLKNVIQNILRNEEKLLFIIDGFDELRHSFNQAENYCCIDPWKREPVRIILSNLFQKKILPKSSLIITTRPTALEKLNQCLEHPRYFEILGFSTKETEEYFYKFFENKDQATQSLRFVKQNNTLFTMCVIPLVSWIICTVMKQELERGKDLQKTPYTLTAIYMLYFSSLLKFHHKESKQDVQANVKGLCSLAAEGVWKRKILFMEKEVKKHGLDQKDYIPLFLNQSVFKRDIDCIQTYSFIHLSFQEFFAALFYVLEEGDEQHSENWKKKLQTLFETHRSFGPDFVVGFHFLFGLLNEEKRMRELRKEFGWEISPKNKEFLLNWVKNNIPKRRHNFQLQKEMFSYLYETRDDNFIKNAVCSITEIDYQSNSDMELMILAYCIQHCQNLKYLFAKGSAFLSHAETELLPDDK